In Flavobacteriales bacterium, one genomic interval encodes:
- a CDS encoding mechanosensitive ion channel family protein: MKGTFLNNALELWLFGLSFAVGGWIAARLVYFILEQVLSKMASRTATKLDDILVGQLKEPIVLAVTLFGFYLGYNQLAFVPRVELWADRVFKVSLALTFTWLIARLLDALVQEYLLPRAERNETVVIESQLVPVVRSSIKLLVWGLGIVLAMNNAGYNVGALLAGIGIGGLALAMAAKDTVANVFGGITVFSDKPFKTGDRIRIEGHDGTVKEIGIRSTRIQTLDGPIVVVPNFKFNDTVLQNVTSEPSRKVKHDLGLIYDTAPSKIEEAIAILTQLVMDNQDVLLADHLASFTAFKDYSLNITFVYFIHNGADIFAVQTRIHLELMRRFAAASLEFAYPTAVELQSNYKPLSVSHSS, encoded by the coding sequence ATGAAAGGAACATTTTTGAATAATGCACTGGAACTATGGCTTTTCGGGCTATCCTTTGCCGTTGGTGGCTGGATAGCTGCTCGGCTCGTCTATTTCATTCTGGAACAGGTCCTGTCGAAAATGGCATCCCGAACGGCCACCAAACTGGATGATATACTGGTAGGCCAATTAAAAGAACCGATCGTGTTGGCCGTTACGCTTTTCGGCTTCTATCTTGGTTATAACCAGCTCGCATTCGTTCCTCGTGTTGAGCTTTGGGCCGATCGGGTCTTCAAAGTTTCGTTGGCGCTTACGTTCACATGGTTGATCGCTCGGTTATTGGATGCGTTGGTACAGGAATACTTGCTTCCGCGAGCAGAACGTAACGAAACAGTTGTAATTGAAAGCCAATTGGTACCGGTTGTGCGGAGTTCAATAAAACTATTGGTATGGGGCTTGGGTATTGTGTTGGCCATGAACAATGCTGGATACAACGTTGGAGCGCTTCTGGCCGGTATCGGGATCGGAGGTCTGGCGTTGGCGATGGCCGCCAAGGATACGGTTGCCAATGTTTTCGGAGGCATCACGGTATTCAGTGATAAACCGTTCAAGACAGGTGATCGTATCCGGATCGAGGGTCATGATGGTACAGTGAAAGAGATCGGTATCCGCAGCACTCGGATACAGACGTTGGATGGGCCTATCGTTGTGGTCCCCAATTTCAAATTCAACGATACGGTTCTTCAGAACGTGACCAGTGAGCCATCTCGCAAGGTGAAGCATGATCTAGGGTTGATCTATGATACCGCCCCGAGCAAGATCGAAGAAGCCATCGCCATCCTCACTCAATTGGTAATGGACAACCAAGATGTGCTTCTTGCTGATCATTTGGCAAGCTTTACAGCATTCAAGGATTATTCGTTGAACATCACGTTCGTCTATTTCATTCACAATGGTGCTGATATTTTCGCTGTACAGACCAGGATCCACCTGGAGTTGATGCGGAGGTTTGCTGCAGCCAGCTTGGAGTTCGCCTACCCTACCGCAGTTGAATTGCAAAGTAATTACAAGCC
- a CDS encoding SDR family oxidoreductase has translation MKDIEKNARNDDLIVVTGASRGIGREIVLDLIANGHTVLAIARNGEQLGSIRDEINGTGELIILSVDLAEPNSTVTVKKAVAGRGVRALIHNAGVLHNKPMGAHEHKDLAELYKVNVFAPLELSQALVEELKGDPPGHIVHIGSMGGFQDSSKFPGLVAYSASKAALACIAQCLAEEFKDIGIRSNCLALGSVDTDMLRAAFPGSQAPISAAAMGRYISWFALEGHNYYNGKVLPVAVSTP, from the coding sequence ATGAAGGATATAGAGAAGAATGCAAGGAACGATGATCTGATCGTGGTTACAGGGGCCAGTCGTGGCATAGGCCGGGAGATCGTTCTGGACCTTATTGCCAACGGTCATACGGTACTGGCCATAGCACGCAATGGTGAGCAACTTGGATCGATCCGTGATGAGATCAATGGAACAGGTGAGTTGATCATATTGAGCGTGGATCTGGCAGAACCCAATAGTACAGTTACGGTTAAGAAAGCTGTCGCTGGCAGAGGGGTGCGAGCGTTGATCCATAATGCAGGGGTACTTCACAATAAACCTATGGGCGCACACGAGCACAAGGATCTAGCCGAGCTATATAAGGTCAATGTCTTTGCCCCTCTGGAACTTTCACAGGCATTGGTAGAGGAATTGAAAGGAGACCCACCAGGTCATATCGTTCATATTGGTAGTATGGGTGGCTTTCAGGACAGCTCTAAATTTCCGGGCCTTGTTGCGTATAGCGCAAGCAAAGCGGCATTGGCTTGTATTGCGCAATGCTTGGCAGAAGAGTTCAAGGATATCGGCATCCGCAGCAATTGCCTCGCATTGGGCTCGGTGGATACCGATATGTTGCGTGCTGCATTCCCCGGATCTCAGGCTCCTATCAGTGCGGCGGCAATGGGACGTTATATTTCTTGGTTCGCATTGGAAGGACACAACTACTACAACGGTAAGGTGTTACCTGTTGCGGTGTCGACTCCCTGA
- a CDS encoding TlpA family protein disulfide reductase, giving the protein MIWSKAIRQFFIGALTSLFCISSSTVRTQTISGSFEFEPSTSLPEQVVLWNTFGGEHTRIDSALVRKNATFSFEDRAYATGFYQLTVNDTDLVDIILDPHETELNLRFSGRPLQEHVQIIASLENQRLWEYKAISRDSQERARDNLKARSGSSYHDTVARQRFDSIDASIIAAKQSNLDRLIEQDPSSYFTKMVVADRQLMSSIPMGFEAIRDAFDWSDGELLRSAIHDKAVMAVLQSIPMDMENGLVRVCDSVLFWSEPDLECWSRTRALLIELFDQYGPDHVTQHLVDSYVVGEKVLVPPDNDLLRIVAELLRVTVGAKAPDGKLPDPLTKDTTDIATLLSTAKYTALFFYSSTCDHCHDQMPGLRQLYADEHGKGFEIIGIALDADTMEFKETITVEKLNWPCFSELIGWGSPLAKAYAVRSTPSFFLLSRDGIIVAKPTDHEELRELLEGLF; this is encoded by the coding sequence ATGATCTGGTCCAAAGCAATTCGTCAATTCTTCATCGGTGCGCTTACATCGTTATTCTGCATCAGCAGTTCAACGGTCCGGACCCAAACGATCTCGGGATCTTTCGAGTTTGAACCCAGTACCTCATTGCCAGAGCAAGTGGTCCTATGGAATACTTTCGGTGGAGAGCATACCAGGATCGATTCTGCTTTGGTGAGAAAGAATGCTACGTTCAGTTTTGAGGACCGTGCGTACGCCACTGGATTCTATCAGCTTACAGTCAATGATACCGACCTGGTCGATATCATTCTCGATCCGCACGAAACAGAACTGAACTTGCGCTTTAGCGGTAGGCCACTCCAAGAACATGTGCAGATCATCGCTTCATTGGAGAACCAGCGTTTGTGGGAGTATAAGGCAATTAGCAGGGATAGTCAGGAAAGGGCAAGGGATAATTTGAAGGCACGTAGCGGTTCTTCATACCATGATACTGTGGCCAGACAACGATTCGATAGCATTGATGCATCGATAATTGCGGCCAAACAATCGAATTTGGATCGTTTGATCGAACAGGATCCTTCAAGTTATTTTACGAAAATGGTGGTGGCCGATCGCCAACTTATGAGCTCCATACCAATGGGATTCGAGGCTATTCGCGATGCTTTTGATTGGTCCGATGGAGAATTGTTGCGAAGTGCTATTCACGATAAAGCTGTAATGGCCGTTCTGCAAAGTATTCCCATGGATATGGAGAATGGCTTGGTCAGGGTATGTGATTCGGTGCTTTTCTGGAGTGAACCTGATCTGGAGTGTTGGTCCCGAACACGTGCGTTGCTAATTGAACTGTTTGATCAATATGGCCCTGACCATGTAACGCAACATTTGGTCGATAGCTACGTGGTTGGAGAAAAGGTATTGGTTCCTCCGGATAACGACCTGCTGCGAATAGTAGCTGAATTGCTTCGCGTTACAGTTGGCGCAAAAGCACCTGATGGCAAATTGCCGGACCCATTAACTAAGGATACCACGGATATTGCAACCTTGCTTTCCACGGCAAAATACACTGCGCTCTTCTTTTATTCCAGTACGTGCGATCATTGTCACGATCAAATGCCCGGATTGCGCCAACTTTATGCGGATGAACATGGAAAAGGATTCGAGATTATTGGGATCGCTTTGGATGCGGATACGATGGAGTTCAAAGAAACGATCACGGTCGAAAAGCTGAATTGGCCCTGTTTTTCAGAACTGATCGGATGGGGTTCTCCACTCGCGAAGGCATATGCCGTAAGGTCAACACCAAGTTTCTTCCTGCTGTCAAGAGATGGTATCATCGTGGCGAAGCCAACGGACCATGAAGAACTTAGAGAGCTATTGGAAGGGTTGTTCTAG
- the ispE gene encoding 4-(cytidine 5'-diphospho)-2-C-methyl-D-erythritol kinase — MIIFPHAKINLGLNVVRKREDGFHDIETAMVPIPLQDILEAVKDPSLGQGEISYTRTGISIAGTLESDLCWRAAQKLYATRIMPGIRLHLHKVVPLGAGLGGGSSDAAHTLLLLNNLLDLGISTNELHSLAASLGSDCPFFLTNGPQLAEGRGEILRSLDLDLKGHWVLIVNPGLHVPTPEVYRNTRPTGRSFGANWDKAIGLMNKGPVSTFSNSAIRELIPNVMEDHVFNTYPQVEQAFKKLIEAGAFHAAMSGSGSTVFGLFTTPPPILEWPSDHRTWSFQF, encoded by the coding sequence ATGATCATCTTTCCACATGCCAAGATCAATCTAGGCTTGAATGTCGTGCGCAAACGCGAAGATGGGTTTCATGATATTGAGACCGCAATGGTGCCGATTCCATTGCAGGATATTTTGGAAGCTGTGAAGGACCCTAGTCTTGGCCAGGGTGAAATATCCTACACACGAACGGGTATTTCCATTGCCGGAACCTTGGAAAGCGATCTGTGTTGGCGTGCCGCCCAGAAACTTTATGCTACGCGAATAATGCCGGGTATTCGACTGCACTTACACAAAGTAGTCCCACTAGGGGCTGGACTTGGAGGTGGTTCGAGCGACGCTGCACATACACTTCTATTGTTGAACAATTTGTTGGACCTCGGCATAAGTACTAACGAACTTCATTCCTTGGCTGCATCCCTTGGAAGTGATTGCCCATTCTTTTTGACCAATGGCCCTCAACTTGCGGAAGGGCGAGGAGAAATACTGCGTTCACTGGATCTGGATCTTAAAGGTCATTGGGTATTAATTGTCAATCCTGGTTTACATGTTCCAACCCCGGAAGTGTACCGCAATACCAGACCAACGGGCCGTTCTTTCGGAGCAAATTGGGATAAAGCGATCGGGTTAATGAACAAGGGGCCAGTTTCTACTTTTTCTAACTCAGCGATCCGTGAGTTGATCCCGAACGTAATGGAGGATCACGTGTTCAATACCTATCCTCAAGTGGAACAGGCCTTCAAAAAGTTGATCGAAGCCGGTGCATTTCACGCAGCAATGTCTGGATCAGGTTCAACTGTCTTTGGGTTGTTCACTACACCGCCACCGATCTTGGAATGGCCTAGTGACCATAGGACCTGGAGTTTCCAATTCTGA
- a CDS encoding acetyl-CoA carboxylase carboxyltransferase subunit alpha encodes MQTFLEFEKPIQNIIEQIEKLKDVASQGEVDVKSTLKDLEKKLAQTRKSIYSDLTPWERVQVSRHPDRPYTLKYINEMSDGTFIELHGDRTVKDDKAMVGGFGSLDGRTVMFIGQQKGVNTKMRQFRNFGMPNPEGYRKALRLMKLAEKFNKPVVTLIDTPGAFPGLEAEERGQGEAIARNLIEMMQLRVPVICVIIGEGASGGALGIGIGDKVLMMENTWYSVISPESCSSILWRSWDYKEIAASALKLTAKDMLANKLIDGIINEPVGGAHADPDEACKKVRTELNKQLEQLVKLAPDKLVERRIKKFCEMGVVLKGKPLRNAKGEVI; translated from the coding sequence ATGCAGACATTCTTGGAGTTTGAAAAGCCGATACAGAACATCATCGAGCAGATCGAAAAATTGAAGGACGTGGCTTCACAAGGTGAGGTGGATGTAAAGTCCACATTGAAAGACCTTGAGAAGAAATTGGCACAGACGCGGAAGTCAATTTACAGCGACCTAACACCTTGGGAACGTGTTCAAGTTAGCCGCCATCCGGATCGGCCATACACATTGAAGTATATCAATGAAATGAGCGACGGCACGTTCATAGAGCTGCACGGTGACCGTACGGTTAAGGACGATAAGGCAATGGTGGGTGGATTCGGTTCCTTGGATGGCCGAACGGTAATGTTCATTGGACAACAAAAAGGCGTTAATACGAAAATGCGTCAATTCCGGAATTTCGGAATGCCGAATCCTGAAGGTTATCGAAAAGCCTTACGGTTGATGAAGTTGGCTGAAAAGTTCAATAAACCCGTGGTGACATTGATCGATACGCCGGGAGCATTCCCGGGTCTCGAAGCAGAAGAACGCGGCCAAGGTGAGGCCATTGCCCGTAATTTGATCGAAATGATGCAATTACGTGTTCCAGTGATCTGCGTGATCATTGGCGAAGGCGCTTCAGGTGGTGCATTAGGGATCGGTATCGGTGATAAAGTTTTGATGATGGAGAATACGTGGTACTCGGTGATCTCTCCGGAATCATGCTCCTCCATTCTTTGGCGCTCATGGGATTATAAGGAGATCGCCGCAAGTGCGTTGAAGCTTACTGCTAAGGATATGCTTGCGAATAAATTGATCGATGGTATTATTAATGAGCCTGTCGGCGGTGCGCACGCAGATCCGGATGAGGCTTGCAAAAAAGTGCGGACTGAATTGAACAAGCAACTTGAACAGTTGGTGAAACTCGCGCCCGATAAGCTGGTGGAGCGGAGGATCAAGAAATTCTGTGAAATGGGTGTGGTGCTAAAAGGCAAGCCACTGCGCAATGCGAAAGGTGAAGTGATCTAG
- the dnaB gene encoding replicative DNA helicase, with product MDTAIEAGKLPPQAPELEQAVLGALMLERNAVNEAIDILQPESFYVEAHRKIFDAILGLFRNDQPIDILTVTEELKKRGELDVVGGPFYISQLTNKVASSANVQYHARIISQKHILRELIRISSDTMRDAYEDSADVFDLLDKTEQDLYTVTSGNLKRNYEPMSDLIQGAIEQIENAKTKTGGVSGVPTGFVQLDKLTAGWQRSDMVIVAARPAMGKTSFVLSMARNIAVEHKRAVAVFSLEMSSTQLVTRLIASEAGISSEKLRKGDLTDSEFTILHQHIARLTNAPIYIDDTPGLNIFELRAKARRLKSQHNVDLIIIDYLQLMTAGGDSKGGNREQEISSISRSIKSIAKELDIPIIALSQLSRAVETRGGDKRPMLSDLRESGAIEQDADIVCFLYRPEYYKIYEDEHGSTLGVGEVIVAKHRNGAIDTVRLRFIPELAKFADLETMSGGFGNDGMGMDEDGGNAFRTVTRQSRMNDENDFDDAAPF from the coding sequence ATGGATACGGCGATAGAAGCTGGTAAGCTTCCACCACAAGCTCCGGAATTGGAACAGGCCGTTCTGGGTGCGTTGATGCTGGAAAGGAATGCCGTGAACGAAGCGATCGATATCCTGCAACCGGAGAGCTTCTATGTGGAAGCACATCGCAAGATCTTTGATGCCATTCTTGGTCTGTTCCGGAATGATCAACCGATCGACATCCTCACGGTCACGGAGGAATTGAAAAAGCGCGGCGAGCTTGATGTCGTAGGTGGACCATTCTACATCAGCCAACTCACGAACAAAGTTGCAAGCAGTGCCAACGTGCAGTACCACGCACGCATCATCAGCCAAAAACATATCCTCCGTGAATTGATCCGCATCAGTTCCGATACAATGCGCGATGCATACGAGGATAGTGCCGACGTATTCGATCTGCTGGACAAGACAGAACAAGATCTGTATACCGTAACCAGTGGAAACCTGAAACGGAACTACGAACCCATGAGCGATCTGATACAGGGAGCCATTGAGCAGATCGAGAACGCGAAGACCAAGACCGGTGGCGTTAGCGGTGTTCCTACAGGTTTCGTGCAATTGGATAAGCTCACAGCAGGTTGGCAACGCAGTGATATGGTGATCGTGGCGGCACGACCAGCAATGGGAAAAACATCCTTCGTGCTCAGCATGGCCCGGAATATCGCGGTTGAACATAAACGTGCCGTTGCAGTGTTCAGCTTGGAAATGAGCAGCACGCAGTTGGTCACACGTTTGATCGCAAGTGAAGCAGGGATCAGTTCAGAGAAATTGCGGAAAGGAGATCTCACGGATAGCGAGTTCACCATCCTGCACCAACATATTGCACGTCTTACCAATGCGCCCATCTATATTGATGATACGCCGGGCTTGAATATCTTCGAGCTACGCGCTAAGGCCCGCAGATTGAAAAGCCAGCACAATGTGGATCTGATCATCATTGATTACCTGCAGCTTATGACCGCTGGTGGGGATAGCAAAGGGGGTAACCGGGAACAGGAGATCAGTAGTATTTCGCGTTCCATAAAAAGTATCGCCAAGGAATTGGATATTCCCATCATTGCACTCTCACAGCTAAGTCGTGCAGTGGAAACACGCGGTGGTGATAAGCGACCGATGTTGAGCGATCTCCGTGAATCGGGCGCTATTGAGCAGGACGCGGATATCGTTTGTTTCCTGTATCGGCCTGAGTATTACAAGATCTACGAGGATGAACATGGTAGTACGCTTGGCGTGGGTGAGGTGATCGTGGCCAAGCATAGGAATGGTGCAATAGATACCGTTAGGCTTCGTTTCATTCCTGAGTTGGCTAAATTTGCTGACCTGGAGACCATGTCCGGTGGTTTCGGGAATGATGGCATGGGAATGGATGAGGATGGTGGAAATGCCTTCCGCACTGTTACCCGCCAAAGCCGCATGAACGATGAAAACGATTTCGACGACGCTGCACCGTTCTAA
- a CDS encoding asparagine synthetase B: MKTISTTLHRSNFLRFSVVVLFLLVGGRTFATKLLIPMDNSQRDHLKAYGIAFWTLQQDLPIDWLLNYRGGSFLIDHYLTLEQECTIRGVTYQVIADGQAALILQEISDPEANMEAVKLEKVPKIAVYAPESFQPWDDAVTMVMTYAEIPYERIYDKEIIGGALPQFDWLHLHHEDFTGQYGKFYRTYRSAPWYIENVRESEEMAGGLGFAKVSQMKLAVALKIRDYVSGGGYLFTMCSGTDSYDIALAAEGVDICAPEFDHDPIDPQVQQKIDFNKAFAFKDFKLITDPMVYEFSDIDATDIHSRIGQERDFFTLFDFSAKWDVVPTMLCQSHEQVVRGFMGQTTAFRGNLVKPGVTVMGENKAQSTVKYIHGEFGLGQWTFYGGHDPEDYQHMVGDPPTDLSLHPNSAGYRLILNNILFPAARKKKQKT; this comes from the coding sequence ATGAAAACGATTTCGACGACGCTGCACCGTTCTAACTTCCTTCGGTTCTCCGTTGTAGTTCTCTTCTTGCTGGTGGGAGGGCGGACCTTCGCTACCAAACTGTTGATCCCCATGGACAATAGCCAGCGGGATCATCTCAAAGCATATGGTATCGCTTTTTGGACCTTACAACAGGATCTTCCGATTGACTGGTTACTGAACTACAGAGGTGGTAGCTTTCTCATCGATCATTACCTGACCTTGGAGCAGGAATGCACCATACGCGGGGTAACCTACCAAGTGATCGCCGACGGTCAAGCTGCACTGATCCTGCAGGAGATCAGCGATCCTGAGGCGAATATGGAGGCTGTGAAATTGGAGAAGGTGCCCAAGATCGCCGTGTATGCTCCCGAATCATTTCAACCGTGGGACGATGCTGTTACCATGGTCATGACCTATGCGGAAATACCATATGAACGCATCTATGACAAAGAGATCATTGGTGGTGCATTGCCACAATTCGATTGGCTCCATTTGCATCACGAGGATTTTACTGGTCAGTACGGTAAATTCTATCGAACCTACCGCAGTGCACCTTGGTACATCGAGAACGTTCGGGAAAGCGAAGAGATGGCAGGTGGTCTTGGATTTGCCAAAGTGAGTCAAATGAAACTTGCTGTGGCATTGAAGATCCGGGATTACGTGAGTGGTGGTGGTTACCTCTTCACCATGTGTTCGGGAACGGATTCATATGACATTGCATTAGCCGCAGAAGGTGTTGATATTTGTGCTCCTGAGTTCGATCATGACCCTATTGATCCGCAGGTACAACAAAAGATCGACTTCAATAAAGCATTCGCATTCAAGGATTTCAAATTGATCACGGATCCCATGGTCTACGAATTCTCTGATATCGATGCTACGGATATCCATAGCAGGATCGGGCAGGAGCGCGATTTTTTCACGCTCTTCGACTTCAGTGCCAAATGGGATGTGGTGCCTACGATGCTCTGCCAGAGCCATGAGCAAGTGGTCCGCGGTTTCATGGGCCAGACCACCGCATTCCGAGGCAACTTGGTGAAACCTGGTGTTACGGTAATGGGTGAGAACAAAGCGCAGAGCACGGTGAAATACATTCATGGTGAATTCGGTCTTGGACAATGGACTTTCTATGGTGGCCACGACCCCGAGGACTATCAGCATATGGTGGGCGATCCGCCCACGGACCTGAGCCTGCACCCTAATTCTGCAGGCTATCGTTTGATCCTGAACAATATCCTCTTTCCCGCTGCGCGGAAGAAGAAGCAGAAGACCTGA
- a CDS encoding T9SS type A sorting domain-containing protein: protein MKRTLLFAFSATLLFAANAQTVIYSDDFESYAAGDMVAATNPTNWAIWAGGADQVISTAFANSGTNSIACIATAAAGGPGDLLLRLGDKTTGSYALTWNMYVPTGKGGYFNIQHIEIPAAGSFAAEVILQDGGAISGMAAGDSITGTYPQDAWFSVAMAFDLTAMTAVIMVDGNMVSSFAFNTLTDGAAGPNQLGSIDFFSYGGGTPTVGEFYVDDVVYVDMSTDISVGENSASNAVSIYPVPADNVLSIANGNGNGAASWQLIDLNGRVVMTAGHTVAAGTTDHVDISGLASGIYMMEIESGNMRERHRIVRN from the coding sequence ATGAAACGAACACTACTTTTTGCTTTTTCCGCAACCCTACTGTTTGCCGCCAATGCGCAAACAGTGATCTATTCAGACGACTTCGAGTCGTATGCAGCTGGTGATATGGTGGCCGCAACCAACCCCACGAACTGGGCGATCTGGGCCGGTGGTGCTGATCAAGTAATTTCGACGGCTTTTGCAAACAGCGGAACTAACAGTATTGCGTGCATTGCAACCGCTGCAGCCGGTGGACCGGGCGACCTATTGCTACGCTTAGGCGATAAAACAACAGGTTCATATGCCCTTACTTGGAACATGTATGTTCCAACGGGTAAAGGCGGTTACTTCAATATTCAACACATTGAGATCCCTGCGGCTGGGTCCTTCGCTGCGGAAGTGATCTTACAGGATGGAGGGGCTATTTCAGGTATGGCCGCTGGTGATTCCATAACTGGAACTTACCCACAGGATGCATGGTTCAGCGTTGCCATGGCATTTGATCTGACGGCAATGACCGCTGTGATCATGGTGGACGGGAATATGGTTTCTTCGTTCGCCTTCAATACCCTTACTGATGGTGCTGCCGGCCCGAACCAACTCGGATCGATCGACTTCTTTTCATATGGAGGAGGTACACCGACGGTCGGTGAGTTCTACGTTGATGATGTAGTTTACGTGGACATGAGCACTGATATTAGTGTCGGTGAGAATTCCGCAAGTAATGCGGTGAGCATTTATCCGGTGCCTGCGGATAACGTATTGTCCATCGCCAATGGAAATGGCAACGGAGCAGCTTCTTGGCAATTGATCGATCTGAACGGTCGCGTGGTCATGACCGCAGGGCACACGGTTGCTGCTGGAACTACGGACCATGTTGATATCAGCGGCTTGGCTTCCGGTATCTATATGATGGAGATCGAGTCGGGCAATATGCGTGAAAGACATCGTATTGTGCGCAATTGA
- a CDS encoding DUF5606 domain-containing protein, whose amino-acid sequence MDLSKIISISGKPGLYRIVAQGRQALIVESLTDNKRAPVHSSVKVSSLDEISMFTTGEDVPLAKVLESLHKVESGKASLDPKNADDDKLFKKLGEALPEHDRDRIYPSDVRKLFTWYGQLLKAGEFDKKEEKKKKSDAKDGDKKTKSKKAAKGTDEPVIKKAKKAAAPKKPAGTSKAKATTMRKSAQRGG is encoded by the coding sequence ATGGACCTTAGTAAGATCATTTCCATTTCAGGTAAGCCCGGTCTTTATCGCATTGTAGCGCAGGGCAGGCAAGCACTCATCGTTGAATCGCTGACGGACAATAAGCGTGCTCCTGTGCACAGCAGTGTTAAAGTGAGCTCGTTGGACGAGATCAGTATGTTCACCACCGGTGAGGATGTGCCTTTGGCGAAAGTGTTGGAGAGCTTGCATAAAGTGGAGAGTGGTAAGGCCAGCTTGGATCCTAAGAACGCGGACGACGATAAATTATTCAAGAAATTGGGTGAAGCGCTTCCCGAGCATGATCGCGATCGTATCTACCCAAGTGATGTACGCAAGCTGTTCACCTGGTATGGTCAATTGTTGAAAGCTGGTGAATTCGACAAGAAAGAAGAGAAAAAGAAAAAGAGCGACGCCAAGGACGGGGACAAGAAGACCAAGTCCAAGAAAGCAGCAAAAGGAACCGACGAACCGGTAATAAAGAAGGCGAAAAAAGCCGCTGCTCCGAAAAAGCCAGCCGGTACTTCCAAAGCGAAAGCAACTACCATGCGTAAATCCGCGCAACGCGGTGGTTAA